AGATCATCGGCGTGGAATCCTGGAACGCCACATGAACGCCCGACGCGGCATTGGTCGCGCCGGGTCCGCGGGTCACGAAAGCGATGCCAGGCTTACCCGTCAGCTTGCCATGGGCCTCGGCCATCATGGTGGCGCCGCCTTCCTGGCGAACAACGATGGTTTCTATCTTGGCGTCGTGAAGCGCATCGAGGGCGGCCAGATAGCTCTCGCCGGGCACACAGAACACGCGTCTGACGCCTTGGGCCGCCAGCGCATCAATGAGAACAGTTCCGCCGTGGACTGGCGCCTCAGACATTGCTCCAGCCGCCATCGATCACGTGGATCGTGCCAGTGGAATAGGCTGCTTCATCGGACGCAAGATAGACAGCCAGAGCGGCGATTTCTTCAGGTTTACCGATCCGGCCCATTGGCTGTCGACTGATGAACGCAGCTCTGGCCGCTTCATAGCCGCCCATGGTTTCACCGAGTTTTCTGATACGATCTTCCAGCGACGGGCTTTCCACCGTGCCTGGGCAGATGGCGTGTGCACGAATGCCCTGACCGATGAAATCGGCGGCAATGGATTTCGTCATGCCGATGACGCCTGCCTTGGTCGCGCCGTAGACAAACCGATTGGGCACCGCCATCACGGATGAAGCGGCAGACGACATGTTGATGATAGTGCCGCCTCCAGTACCGATCATGTCCGGCAGGAAGGCTTTGGTGACGCGGAACATCGCTGTCATGTTGAGATCGAGCGAAAAGGCCCAGCTCTCCTCATCGCAATCGAGAATGCTTCCATGTGCGACGAAGCCTGCGCAATTGAACAACACATCCAAGGCACCGACGGCTTTCTGGGCTTCTGCGATACTGACTGGGTCTCGAACGTCGAGCACACGGGTTTCGCATCCGCCCGCGTCAAGGTCACCAAGGGCAGCTTCATTGATGTCGGTGGCAACAACGCGTGCGCCCTCTTCGGTCATCGCCAGCGCCGTTGCCTTGCCGATGCCTTGGCCGGCGGCAGTGATAAGGCAAGTTTTGCCGTCCAAACGTCCCATTCAATTGTCCTATGCTGAGCTCAACAGTTCATCAATTTCGGCCC
The DNA window shown above is from Hyphomicrobiales bacterium and carries:
- a CDS encoding SDR family oxidoreductase; amino-acid sequence: MGRLDGKTCLITAAGQGIGKATALAMTEEGARVVATDINEAALGDLDAGGCETRVLDVRDPVSIAEAQKAVGALDVLFNCAGFVAHGSILDCDEESWAFSLDLNMTAMFRVTKAFLPDMIGTGGGTIINMSSAASSVMAVPNRFVYGATKAGVIGMTKSIAADFIGQGIRAHAICPGTVESPSLEDRIRKLGETMGGYEAARAAFISRQPMGRIGKPEEIAALAVYLASDEAAYSTGTIHVIDGGWSNV